From the Paenibacillus sp. FSL H8-0548 genome, one window contains:
- a CDS encoding extracellular solute-binding protein → MRKKDMLYPVLGLVFMLLLSGCSANTLAGTGGGTSVKKKKVVTVYSARHYEIDEKLYKEFTKKTGIDVLEIKGTAEELVQRISKDGAGSEADLLLAVDGGVLKHAKDQGVLQPIESETISSNVPLQWRDPDQEWVGIATRARVIVYAKDRVKTEELSTYEALTEEKWRGRIVVRSSSNLYNQSLLASIIAINGSNEAEKWAKGMVRNFARQPDGGDRAQAKAIANGIADVAIMNTYYVGQMSVSSDWEEMRMAEGLGVFFPNQDTTGTHINISGVGLTKHAPNKEGALELIGYLTGKEGQTLLAKGSFEYPVNKEAELPELLTQWGSFRPQQLDFASLEQYNKDAKDLFAIAGWQ, encoded by the coding sequence ATGAGGAAGAAGGATATGCTTTATCCGGTGCTTGGACTTGTTTTTATGCTGCTGCTCTCAGGCTGTAGTGCTAATACGCTCGCAGGCACTGGAGGGGGGACCTCAGTAAAGAAAAAGAAAGTTGTGACGGTATACAGCGCGCGGCACTACGAGATTGATGAGAAGCTGTATAAGGAGTTTACGAAAAAAACAGGTATTGATGTGTTAGAGATCAAGGGTACGGCTGAGGAACTGGTGCAGCGGATTTCAAAGGATGGCGCTGGCTCTGAAGCAGACTTGCTTCTCGCGGTGGACGGTGGCGTGCTGAAGCATGCGAAGGACCAGGGAGTGCTGCAGCCGATTGAATCGGAGACGATCAGCAGCAATGTGCCGCTTCAGTGGCGCGACCCTGATCAGGAGTGGGTCGGCATTGCGACAAGGGCAAGGGTTATCGTCTATGCGAAAGATCGGGTGAAGACAGAGGAGTTGTCGACATATGAGGCTTTAACTGAAGAAAAGTGGCGGGGGCGGATTGTAGTTCGTTCCTCATCCAATTTGTATAATCAGTCGCTGCTGGCTTCCATTATTGCGATCAACGGATCAAACGAGGCAGAAAAGTGGGCCAAAGGAATGGTTCGCAACTTTGCCCGTCAGCCGGATGGCGGAGATCGAGCGCAGGCTAAGGCTATTGCGAACGGCATAGCTGACGTGGCGATTATGAATACGTATTATGTCGGCCAAATGTCGGTTTCCAGCGATTGGGAGGAAATGCGGATGGCAGAGGGGCTGGGCGTCTTCTTTCCTAATCAGGATACGACGGGAACGCACATCAATATTAGCGGGGTAGGCTTAACCAAGCATGCGCCTAACAAAGAGGGAGCGTTGGAGCTGATTGGCTATTTGACCGGCAAGGAAGGCCAGACGCTGCTTGCCAAAGGAAGCTTCGAATACCCTGTCAATAAAGAGGCTGAGCTGCCGGAGCTGCTTACGCAGTGGGGCTCGTTCAGGCCACAGCAGCTTGACTTTGCCAGCCTCGAGCAATACAACAAGGATGCCAAAGACTTGTTTGCGATTGCGGGCTGGCAATAG
- a CDS encoding response regulator transcription factor, producing the protein MKKVLLIEDEKNLSRFVELELRYEGYDVTAAYDGETGLYMATARHWDVILLDLMLPGMDGIEVCRRTRLLRQTPIIMLTARDSVSDRVAGLNCGADDYMPKPFAIEELLARIHVIFRRQDGLARARASELVYQDLTVNLDARELRRGEERIELTKREYELLVAFMENQGRVLSREVLLDKIWGVETAVDTNVVDVYVRYLRNKIDVSKEESYIKTQRGIGYVMGR; encoded by the coding sequence TTGAAGAAAGTACTGCTGATCGAGGATGAGAAAAACCTGTCTCGCTTCGTCGAGCTGGAGCTTCGATACGAGGGTTATGACGTTACAGCTGCATATGATGGAGAGACGGGTCTTTATATGGCAACGGCGAGGCATTGGGATGTAATATTGCTTGATCTGATGCTGCCGGGCATGGATGGCATAGAAGTCTGCCGCAGAACGCGCCTGCTTCGCCAGACGCCTATTATTATGTTAACTGCGAGAGATAGCGTAAGTGACCGCGTGGCGGGACTGAATTGCGGGGCCGATGATTATATGCCCAAGCCCTTCGCGATTGAGGAGCTGCTGGCGCGCATTCATGTGATCTTCCGGAGACAGGACGGGCTGGCACGCGCCCGAGCCTCGGAGCTTGTGTATCAGGATTTGACGGTAAACCTTGATGCCAGAGAGCTGCGCCGCGGAGAGGAGCGGATCGAGCTGACGAAGCGGGAATACGAGCTTCTGGTAGCTTTTATGGAAAACCAGGGAAGAGTGTTAAGCCGGGAAGTGCTGCTGGATAAAATTTGGGGAGTGGAGACAGCTGTAGATACGAACGTTGTCGATGTCTATGTTCGATATTTACGCAACAAGATAGATGTTTCCAAGGAGGAAAGCTATATTAAAACTCAGCGCGGAATCGGTTATGTGATGGGTAGATGA
- a CDS encoding Fe(3+) ABC transporter substrate-binding protein translates to MKKSFRSMLALISLITVMALVTACGGGSGNAANSGNTAGAGNTATTEPTATPEVKTGGEVNIYTARHYDVDSELYAKFTEATGIKVNVVEGKAPELIERIKREGASTTADLFITVDGGILNTAKTEGLLQPVVSTVIDEQVPAELRDKDSEWIGLSTRARVIVYVKDRVDPSQLSTYEDLATEKWKGKLLVRSSENLYNQSLLASFIALNGEAATEQWAAGIAANLARDPEGGDRDQAKGIVAGVGDVAIMNTYYVGQLSVSQDAEEVKVAEQIGVFFPNQDTTGTHINISGAGLIKHSPNKDNALKLIEFLTAPEAQEMFSSANFEFPVNKAAAIPELLKSWGEFKHQSIDFAAYGEFNPKAVEIANKVGWK, encoded by the coding sequence ATGAAGAAGAGTTTTAGAAGTATGCTAGCGTTAATATCACTGATTACGGTAATGGCTCTGGTGACGGCATGTGGCGGAGGAAGCGGCAACGCAGCAAATAGCGGCAATACAGCCGGAGCGGGCAATACAGCAACGACGGAGCCTACAGCTACTCCTGAAGTAAAGACAGGCGGCGAAGTTAATATTTATACAGCGCGCCACTATGATGTGGATAGCGAGCTATATGCGAAGTTTACGGAAGCTACGGGTATTAAGGTTAATGTCGTTGAAGGTAAAGCACCTGAATTGATTGAGCGTATCAAGCGTGAAGGAGCAAGCACGACTGCCGATCTATTTATTACGGTAGACGGAGGCATTCTGAACACAGCGAAGACGGAAGGTTTGCTTCAGCCAGTCGTATCCACTGTGATTGATGAGCAGGTGCCTGCCGAGCTGCGCGACAAGGACAGCGAGTGGATTGGATTGTCCACGCGTGCTCGTGTTATCGTCTATGTGAAGGATCGTGTTGATCCGAGCCAGCTTTCGACTTATGAGGATTTGGCGACGGAGAAGTGGAAAGGCAAGCTGCTCGTCCGCTCTTCGGAAAACCTGTACAACCAGTCCTTGCTGGCATCATTCATTGCACTTAATGGTGAAGCTGCGACAGAACAGTGGGCGGCAGGCATAGCGGCTAACTTGGCAAGAGATCCAGAAGGCGGCGATCGTGACCAAGCGAAGGGGATCGTAGCTGGTGTTGGCGATGTAGCCATTATGAATACGTATTATGTTGGTCAATTGTCAGTATCCCAGGATGCCGAGGAAGTGAAGGTAGCCGAACAAATCGGCGTATTCTTCCCGAATCAGGATACAACTGGAACTCATATTAACATTAGCGGTGCAGGCTTGATTAAGCATAGTCCAAACAAGGATAATGCACTGAAGCTGATCGAGTTCCTTACGGCTCCAGAAGCACAGGAAATGTTCTCAAGTGCTAACTTTGAATTCCCGGTAAATAAGGCAGCCGCGATACCAGAGCTGCTGAAGAGCTGGGGCGAGTTCAAGCATCAGTCGATTGATTTCGCAGCATACGGAGAGTTCAATCCGAAAGCAGTAGAGATCGCCAACAAGGTTGGCTGGAAATAA
- a CDS encoding helix-turn-helix domain-containing protein: MQHSGIPVLKNMHAYSATVQTDERSNHQNTYRLLFIEALSVTLTINNSTHTLKGFGCISLPPNTSLHIHKDVTESLQLPSEQVRIYACDYEWIGENPANDPLLTPMLTEQSNPFLLEQVSTLYDSYKNQFSNSVSQRLPIQAQFLTLFADVWWALEQPDSIHFTKPLDGIDQVISYLHTHYNRKIQRDDAVFMSGLSLRKFTLSFKQRTGSTFIEYLNRIRIDKAKTIMLQSQASLNEVANQVGYSDEFYLSRKFKQATGMSPTVYLGKPLKIASLDHAYTLDLLSLGVTPCVAITDAWVNHRFQLPQTSNSFQPLYWQTQHAERLQILQSVKPDIILYPLVEASEYRQIEQYSDIGLVIQIPWRGINWNQHFMHIAQLTGLEKQARSWLEYFEHRAGQIRESLHLALNPQTTVAVINVRSDRSLIYGYGYMGADLLYDILQLTPPQAVKAMRIQGFEHPEFSLPQLPAYDADHYFVSIENNQAARLRAADMMKSTEWLERTAVKQQCVYPVDMTKWYGYGPAALDAQLDDIVHYLLPNNPKK, encoded by the coding sequence ATGCAGCATTCAGGAATTCCTGTTCTCAAAAACATGCATGCATATTCGGCGACAGTGCAGACCGATGAACGCAGCAATCACCAGAATACATACCGTTTATTATTTATAGAAGCACTTTCGGTTACACTGACAATCAATAACAGTACACATACGCTGAAGGGCTTCGGCTGTATATCACTGCCGCCAAATACATCCCTTCATATTCATAAGGATGTCACCGAAAGCCTCCAGCTTCCTTCTGAACAAGTTCGCATATATGCCTGTGACTACGAATGGATAGGCGAGAATCCAGCCAATGATCCTTTGCTCACTCCGATGCTGACAGAGCAGAGTAATCCTTTCCTGCTTGAACAAGTATCTACACTGTATGATTCATACAAAAACCAATTTTCTAACAGCGTATCACAGCGACTTCCCATACAGGCACAATTCTTGACCCTGTTCGCTGATGTATGGTGGGCACTCGAGCAGCCCGACTCTATTCACTTTACCAAGCCGCTCGATGGCATTGACCAAGTAATTTCTTATCTCCACACGCATTATAATCGCAAAATCCAGAGAGATGACGCTGTATTCATGTCTGGTTTAAGTTTGCGGAAATTCACATTAAGCTTCAAGCAGCGTACTGGCTCTACTTTTATCGAGTATCTCAATCGCATACGCATCGACAAGGCCAAGACCATTATGCTGCAATCCCAAGCATCGTTAAATGAAGTTGCCAATCAAGTCGGTTATTCTGATGAATTCTATTTAAGCCGAAAATTCAAACAAGCCACGGGGATGTCGCCGACTGTTTATTTGGGTAAACCGCTAAAAATAGCGTCCTTGGATCATGCGTATACGCTGGATTTGCTCTCGCTTGGCGTCACGCCCTGTGTAGCCATCACAGATGCCTGGGTGAATCATCGTTTCCAGCTGCCGCAAACTTCCAATTCATTTCAGCCCCTCTATTGGCAAACACAGCATGCAGAGCGGCTCCAAATACTCCAGAGCGTCAAGCCTGATATTATATTGTATCCTCTTGTGGAAGCCAGCGAGTACCGCCAGATTGAGCAGTATAGCGATATTGGCCTAGTTATACAGATTCCATGGCGCGGTATCAACTGGAATCAACATTTTATGCATATTGCTCAGCTCACCGGTTTGGAGAAACAGGCACGCAGCTGGCTCGAATACTTCGAGCACAGAGCAGGACAGATTCGAGAATCTTTGCACCTGGCACTGAATCCTCAAACAACTGTTGCCGTGATTAATGTGCGGAGCGATCGTTCACTCATCTATGGATATGGCTACATGGGGGCAGATTTACTCTACGACATCCTGCAGCTTACACCCCCTCAGGCAGTGAAGGCGATGCGCATTCAAGGGTTCGAGCACCCAGAGTTTTCTCTCCCTCAATTGCCTGCGTACGATGCCGATCATTATTTCGTATCCATTGAGAACAATCAAGCGGCAAGACTGCGTGCAGCGGACATGATGAAGAGCACGGAATGGTTGGAGCGAACAGCTGTGAAGCAGCAATGTGTATATCCAGTGGACATGACCAAATGGTACGGCTACGGACCTGCTGCACTGGATGCACAACTGGATGATATCGTGCATTATCTTTTGCCCAATAATCCAAAGAAATAG
- a CDS encoding iron ABC transporter permease, translating into MGWIKSLRRWGRRTDGWSLASAAGAAVILLPILYVLTGLLRAPNDNWVKVKQYLLADYVLGSLKLVLVTGFFATLIGLVLAWLVTGYSFPLRRFFRWALILPLAVPPYIAAYTYGTMTSYTGIIQATLRNRFDLVLEPGTIEVMSFRGAAFIMTLFLYPYVFMIACSFLERQSASYVENARLLGSRGFMLFFRIVLPIARPAIIAGVMLVIFEVLSDYGVSNYFGVQTISKAIFQTWFGMYDVDSATRLAAWLMLAVIGIFVLEKYLRRNRQFHATTSRSKPLSPSRLKGMAAYGAMMFCSLVWILAFLAPVSQLVMWSIQSYRKVWRTDFADLMLNSVTGAMIGTVIILIIALIAARTARLLSSGAAYVLARIMTAGYAVPGAIIAIGVLAIFIMLDERLMPIYELAGLGKGRLVLSLSLGMLITGYVIRFMATGYNALEAGYEKISLAYSEASRTLGASKMRTFIKVEMPLLRGSLVTAFIVTFVEIMKELPLTMLLRPFNYNTLATRAYQYASDERIYEAALPSLLLIVVSLIPVLLIIMMERGKL; encoded by the coding sequence ATGGGATGGATTAAATCTCTTCGACGATGGGGGAGAAGGACAGATGGGTGGTCGCTTGCAAGCGCGGCCGGGGCAGCGGTTATTCTGCTGCCCATCCTGTATGTCTTGACCGGGCTGCTGCGTGCCCCAAATGACAATTGGGTCAAGGTAAAGCAATATTTACTGGCCGATTATGTGCTGGGATCACTAAAACTGGTGCTGGTCACCGGTTTTTTTGCTACGTTAATTGGCCTTGTGCTTGCTTGGCTCGTAACTGGCTATAGCTTCCCGCTGCGCCGATTTTTTCGCTGGGCGCTTATTCTGCCTTTAGCAGTGCCACCTTATATTGCAGCCTATACTTACGGTACGATGACAAGCTACACCGGTATTATCCAGGCAACGCTTCGCAATCGATTCGACCTCGTATTGGAGCCCGGTACAATTGAGGTCATGTCCTTCCGGGGTGCTGCGTTCATTATGACGTTGTTTTTATACCCTTACGTATTTATGATTGCATGCTCCTTCCTAGAGCGGCAGAGCGCCTCCTATGTCGAAAATGCGAGATTGCTGGGCAGCCGAGGATTTATGCTGTTTTTCCGCATCGTGCTGCCAATTGCACGTCCTGCCATTATCGCAGGGGTGATGCTCGTTATTTTCGAGGTGCTGAGCGATTACGGCGTGTCCAATTATTTTGGCGTGCAGACGATCTCCAAGGCAATCTTTCAAACCTGGTTCGGCATGTACGATGTGGATTCGGCAACTCGGCTGGCTGCGTGGCTGATGCTCGCGGTAATTGGTATTTTTGTACTGGAAAAATATCTTCGCCGCAATCGGCAGTTTCATGCGACGACGAGCAGGAGCAAGCCGCTATCGCCTAGCCGTCTCAAAGGAATGGCTGCATACGGTGCGATGATGTTTTGCTCTCTTGTATGGATACTCGCTTTTTTAGCCCCAGTGAGCCAGCTTGTAATGTGGTCCATACAATCGTACCGGAAGGTGTGGCGTACCGACTTTGCTGACCTGATGCTAAATAGTGTAACAGGTGCGATGATTGGTACGGTTATTATATTAATCATTGCGCTGATAGCCGCGAGAACCGCACGTCTTTTATCTTCAGGCGCGGCGTACGTGCTGGCGCGTATTATGACGGCAGGTTATGCAGTTCCAGGTGCGATTATAGCGATTGGCGTTCTAGCTATTTTTATTATGCTGGATGAGCGATTGATGCCTATATATGAGCTTGCGGGACTGGGGAAGGGACGGCTGGTACTGAGCTTGTCGTTAGGGATGCTGATTACCGGCTATGTGATCCGTTTTATGGCAACGGGCTATAATGCGCTTGAGGCAGGCTATGAAAAAATATCGCTTGCCTATTCGGAGGCATCAAGGACGCTTGGCGCTAGTAAAATGAGAACGTTCATAAAGGTAGAAATGCCTTTGCTGAGAGGATCACTCGTTACCGCCTTTATTGTCACGTTTGTTGAAATTATGAAGGAGCTGCCGCTAACCATGCTGCTGCGTCCATTTAACTATAATACGCTGGCGACCCGCGCTTACCAATACGCTTCCGATGAGCGCATATATGAAGCAGCACTGCCCTCGCTGCTGCTTATCGTTGTCAGCCTTATTCCAGTGCTGCTTATTATCATGATGGAGAGGGGGAAGCTGTGA
- a CDS encoding VOC family protein, whose translation MRVRLEGITVLSDDVSRLASFYREVLGFTTVIEEGHYAEFENSGVRLAICSKPLMAENTSGHHSFVEERKGQAFELNFQCESPEAVHEIYQDYVTRGATSITEPKSMSWGHTTGFFADPDGNIHSIFAINPEPENR comes from the coding sequence ATGAGAGTGCGATTAGAAGGAATTACAGTGCTGTCGGATGATGTATCACGCTTGGCTAGCTTTTATCGTGAGGTGCTGGGCTTTACTACTGTTATTGAGGAAGGGCATTATGCCGAATTTGAAAATAGCGGTGTTCGTTTGGCGATTTGTTCAAAGCCGTTAATGGCTGAAAATACGAGTGGGCATCATTCCTTTGTAGAAGAACGCAAGGGGCAGGCTTTTGAGCTTAACTTTCAATGTGAATCACCAGAAGCTGTGCATGAGATTTATCAGGATTATGTCACGAGGGGTGCCACGTCGATTACAGAACCGAAGTCGATGTCTTGGGGGCACACAACTGGCTTTTTTGCAGATCCGGATGGCAATATTCATTCTATCTTTGCGATCAACCCGGAACCAGAGAATCGCTGA
- a CDS encoding ABC transporter ATP-binding protein — protein sequence MSYVEAEHIRFRYAKKQKPVIDNFSFVMEKGEIVGIIGASGSGKSTLLRIIAGLEEPERGNLSINDRVIMNERVFVETEKRGVGMVFQDYALFPHLTVEANIAFGLKRQGRAERLKEMLELIQLDDYAKRYPHELSGGQQQRVALARALAPSPAILLMDEPFSNLDAELKLSIRGELREILQKSNTTCLLVSHDQADIEAICSRFIRMGADQ from the coding sequence ATGAGTTATGTTGAAGCGGAGCACATCCGTTTCCGTTACGCTAAGAAGCAGAAGCCTGTAATAGATAACTTTTCATTCGTGATGGAAAAAGGTGAAATCGTCGGCATTATCGGGGCAAGCGGCAGCGGGAAAAGCACGCTGCTGCGCATTATTGCAGGGCTCGAGGAGCCAGAGCGGGGCAATCTGTCCATTAACGATAGGGTGATCATGAACGAGCGCGTTTTTGTGGAGACGGAAAAGCGGGGCGTCGGCATGGTCTTTCAGGATTATGCGCTGTTCCCGCATTTGACGGTAGAAGCCAATATTGCGTTTGGGCTAAAGCGACAGGGCAGAGCAGAGCGGCTGAAGGAAATGCTGGAGCTCATTCAGCTGGATGATTATGCGAAGCGTTATCCGCATGAGCTGAGCGGCGGCCAGCAGCAGAGGGTTGCCCTAGCGCGTGCGCTGGCGCCTAGTCCAGCCATATTGCTGATGGACGAGCCGTTCAGCAATTTGGATGCGGAGCTGAAGCTTTCGATTCGCGGCGAGCTGCGCGAGATTTTGCAAAAGTCGAATACGACCTGCCTGCTCGTATCTCATGACCAAGCGGATATAGAAGCGATTTGCAGCCGATTTATACGCATGGGGGCAGACCAGTAG
- a CDS encoding HAMP domain-containing histidine kinase yields the protein MIFLCFAAYNTVQYVFVENWMVKEQKESIQRDMNEVLNYFLERESSFQNEELASIRSYLNKINVNGQLIRVLDDKGKTVIAVSADLPEEDWLEPLAADQSTTIARVRYEGGSLFVMRSPLTIFEVNGTVEMIRSVDDFDRLVNAIFRVMIAFGLGAIVVSSMVGWLLARQFLKPLQSMAGTIGSIKRDGMQARMQPHGSRDELSVLMQHFNGMMDQVEHSFEKQSRFVEDASHELRTPIAIIEGHLALLRRWGKQDPAILEESLAAATEELLRLKMLVEELLSLTRAEKGDMAVGSEGEVAVEQAVRSLVKKLTVVYPERTFQVHPGTGAEQLFIAMSENHLEQVLLIMLDNAIKHSAISDPIRITLDRTGDEARIAVIDSGTGIPAADLPYVMDRFYRADKARSGAKRGHGLGLAIAKRIVERRGGTILIQSEELKGTTATIQLPAQER from the coding sequence ATGATTTTTTTATGCTTTGCCGCGTATAATACCGTTCAGTATGTTTTTGTGGAAAATTGGATGGTCAAGGAGCAGAAGGAAAGTATTCAACGCGATATGAATGAAGTGCTTAATTATTTTTTGGAACGGGAAAGCTCCTTCCAGAACGAGGAGCTCGCTTCGATTCGTAGTTATTTGAACAAGATAAACGTGAACGGTCAGCTGATCCGAGTGCTGGATGACAAGGGGAAGACGGTCATTGCCGTATCGGCGGATTTGCCAGAGGAGGATTGGCTGGAGCCTCTTGCCGCAGACCAATCGACGACGATTGCACGTGTCCGTTATGAGGGCGGTTCCCTGTTTGTCATGCGTAGTCCGCTCACTATATTTGAAGTTAACGGTACCGTTGAAATGATCAGAAGCGTGGATGATTTCGACAGGCTTGTCAATGCGATCTTTCGGGTAATGATTGCGTTCGGTCTCGGAGCAATTGTGGTTAGCAGTATGGTTGGTTGGCTGTTAGCCAGGCAATTCCTGAAGCCGCTGCAATCAATGGCGGGCACGATCGGCAGCATTAAGCGCGATGGCATGCAGGCACGGATGCAGCCGCATGGAAGTCGGGATGAGCTGTCTGTCCTTATGCAGCATTTCAATGGCATGATGGATCAGGTAGAGCATTCCTTTGAGAAGCAGAGCCGTTTTGTAGAGGATGCCTCGCATGAGCTGCGTACTCCGATTGCCATTATTGAAGGCCATCTAGCGCTGTTGAGGCGCTGGGGGAAGCAGGACCCTGCCATACTTGAGGAATCTTTGGCTGCTGCGACAGAGGAGCTGCTGCGGCTGAAAATGCTGGTCGAGGAGCTGCTTTCCTTGACTCGTGCAGAGAAGGGGGATATGGCTGTTGGTTCGGAAGGCGAGGTTGCTGTGGAGCAGGCCGTTCGGTCACTGGTCAAGAAGCTGACAGTCGTATACCCGGAGAGAACCTTCCAAGTGCATCCGGGGACAGGAGCAGAACAGCTGTTTATCGCTATGTCGGAGAATCATCTGGAGCAGGTGCTTCTAATCATGCTCGATAATGCAATCAAGCATTCGGCGATCAGCGATCCGATAAGGATTACACTGGACCGAACAGGAGACGAAGCGCGTATTGCCGTTATCGATAGCGGGACGGGCATACCCGCCGCCGATCTGCCATACGTGATGGATCGTTTCTATCGTGCGGATAAGGCACGCAGCGGAGCTAAGCGAGGGCACGGATTGGGGCTTGCTATCGCCAAGCGTATTGTGGAAAGAAGAGGCGGTACCATTTTGATTCAGAGCGAAGAGCTGAAAGGGACGACCGCGACGATTCAACTGCCAGCTCAGGAGCGCTAA
- a CDS encoding SRPBCC family protein yields the protein MKQWSREIEINAPIEHVWSYVDGSLEQMQKIMPQVVSNEPIKITEEFVGSVYRQKYKQGKRIEEYDVHTLEYSNHPNDKKLKIGFTLANYFEITALYELHRVNDQTTKLRYTATNKALKWFVKLFMLFASEKVVVKFLEDVKKVAESEVQQKQS from the coding sequence TTGAAGCAATGGTCAAGGGAAATTGAGATAAACGCTCCAATTGAACATGTATGGTCGTATGTAGATGGTTCGTTGGAGCAGATGCAGAAGATTATGCCTCAAGTGGTGTCGAATGAACCCATTAAAATAACTGAAGAATTTGTCGGCAGTGTATACCGTCAAAAGTATAAACAAGGCAAGCGCATAGAAGAATATGATGTTCATACGCTAGAATATTCAAATCATCCGAATGATAAGAAATTGAAGATTGGATTCACGCTGGCAAACTACTTTGAGATCACAGCTTTATATGAATTGCACAGAGTAAATGATCAGACTACAAAGCTAAGATATACTGCAACCAATAAAGCGTTAAAATGGTTTGTGAAGCTGTTTATGCTATTTGCATCGGAGAAGGTCGTAGTTAAATTTCTGGAAGATGTAAAAAAGGTTGCTGAATCAGAGGTGCAACAAAAGCAGAGCTAG
- a CDS encoding ABC transporter substrate-binding protein translates to MSRKRIILVCFMAVIMLVGLIACSNSKDSDSSANNQAGAKATDSAAANNAKADDTSTEAATRVYEHMAGSSEIPVKAERVVTDWYYGQLVALGLKPIGTDDYVLNNHPFIEQAGTESIGQSLEKVIDLQPDLIISWGDGKYEQFSKIAPTVPLELSGGPKDSVRIFGEILGREAEAEQWITAFDDKILAARQKVSSTIGADETFTIFNIWKNTLRVYGFVNMGGYALYEALQVTPAPKVDEVFRNSEEWYREISFEVISEFAGDHIILTSYDPDGTSTVLKDLEASPIWNNLDAVKNGRVHTINYNYLYNDDPIAIENQIDILADAILTGR, encoded by the coding sequence ATGAGTAGAAAGAGAATAATACTGGTTTGTTTCATGGCAGTCATCATGCTTGTAGGATTAATCGCATGCAGTAATTCGAAGGACTCGGACAGCAGCGCAAATAATCAAGCAGGAGCTAAGGCGACAGACAGCGCAGCAGCAAACAACGCTAAGGCCGATGATACAAGCACGGAAGCGGCTACCCGTGTATATGAACATATGGCAGGCAGCTCGGAGATTCCTGTCAAAGCAGAACGTGTAGTCACAGATTGGTACTATGGTCAGCTCGTTGCCCTTGGACTCAAGCCTATCGGTACGGATGATTATGTGCTGAACAATCATCCCTTCATCGAACAAGCGGGTACTGAGAGCATTGGACAATCTTTGGAGAAGGTCATCGATCTTCAACCCGATCTGATTATTTCATGGGGAGATGGAAAGTACGAGCAGTTTTCCAAGATTGCTCCAACGGTTCCATTGGAACTAAGTGGCGGACCTAAAGATTCGGTGCGTATATTCGGAGAAATTCTTGGACGGGAAGCAGAAGCAGAGCAATGGATCACTGCATTTGATGATAAGATTCTAGCAGCTCGGCAAAAAGTCTCAAGCACCATTGGCGCGGATGAAACCTTCACCATCTTCAATATATGGAAAAACACATTGCGTGTATATGGTTTTGTCAATATGGGCGGCTACGCTCTGTATGAAGCTCTACAAGTAACACCAGCTCCAAAAGTTGATGAAGTGTTCCGCAATTCCGAGGAATGGTATCGTGAAATCTCGTTCGAGGTGATATCAGAATTCGCGGGCGATCACATTATCTTGACCAGCTACGATCCCGATGGTACTTCCACTGTCCTGAAGGACCTTGAAGCCAGCCCCATTTGGAATAATCTCGATGCGGTCAAAAACGGACGCGTACACACGATTAACTATAATTACTTGTATAATGATGACCCTATTGCAATCGAGAATCAGATTGACATATTGGCTGACGCTATCCTTACTGGACGCTAG